One Thamnophis elegans isolate rThaEle1 chromosome 2, rThaEle1.pri, whole genome shotgun sequence genomic window, tattgccctgactttgtcagtcttgaaggactggaatttttactgcTAGCAGTAGACTTTAAACCTGCTTTTCTctgagattttgcgatatccccgagatcagcaagatgtaatcttcctgttcaccatctcttcgggatgatttaggtccattagaaccccccagcaataaaagtatcgagtgcgatctcagagctttgagatcgcacgtcgtctcgtcacggcatccaggctccgcccccaggagcTTCCCACTTTTGATGAGGTTGTCTTTGCCAGTATTGCTGCAACTTTGTTACAACTGCATAAAAAACCTTTCTCCACTGTGCACTTTGTACTACTGGCCCCTTCTGCATTTATATATGCACATAAGCCTTCTCCATGAATTGGAAACCTGCAAAAAGGACAAGGAAGTACTATCAGCATGACAGAGATAACTAAGGACAGAAATTAGCATTACAGGAAGAATCCTTCCAAGAAGATTCCCCATTTTAGAGCATAGCGAATTTCAGCCAATACTGTGCCTCCAGGCTGCACTGGATCGATGTTGGGAAATAGCTAATCTTGAAGGAGGGGTCAAGCAGGGGTCAAGCTTGGAGTCGTTATGCTGCCATAAACAGCATAAGCATCACCCAGAATTGATGAAACCTTATCTAGTCATTCTCAGGGGAAGGCAAACACTCTGGGAGATTCTTTTAACCTAGGTGATAAACAATAAAGTTCAGCTTGAGGTTATTCacaatttctcaaccttggcaaatttaagaagtgtggacttcagctaCCAGAATGCACCAGGCAGTCATGgtagctgagaattctgggagttgaaggccttgtatcttaaagttgtcacGCTGAGAAACTCTGTCTTATGGATGTAGcccttgagggggaggggaagcaaaTTGCTATGTTattgaaggagtatatgaatcaatatgaatcaatatttgcttctgcttatattattgtatactgtcacaaattagttgttttctagcctagcaaattgtaaccttaatgcaaatgttatctcactgctgcgTCTCTCAAAGCTTGGCACATTTTTGAAAGCTAGTAGAAGAGATTGTTACACAGGAATATCAAACTgtatagataaaggaaccaaactagggagttttcctggctcataaatccttaaaacaTTCTGTTgaaaaaaacaacttggcaaaagggggctgccaccccctacacaaggctataggaattctccatggtagtggacctgggtacttgagagaccgcattctgccaattacctcccatagatctattagatcccacagattaggcctcctctgaattccatccaccggccaatgccggctgtcgaccacccggaggagggccttttctgtggctgctccggccctctggaacgatctccccgtggagattcggaacctcaccacccttcaggctatccgtaaagccattaagacctggctgtcccagcaggcctgcgGCTGCTGAGTTCCACCCCCACTCAAATTGGTCGCATTTGTTGAGACTTTTAAATTGGTCCTGTATTGTctattttttgttctgtttttttttttgtattgtatcCCTTCCCCTCCCGGTTtctcagccgccctgagtcgcttcgggaatagggcggcatacaagttgaataaaatccaaatccaaatccatagATAAGAATTCTCCATAAAAAACAACTTGGTAAAAGGGGGCTGCCAccccctacacaaggctataggaattCTCCACAGAGgcaggagcttgaacaaaagaacGCTTTAAAGATCACGTTGGTAATGAacctttgtctctgattggataaactttatttctatctgcctaaaatgtatataacactctgagccactcttgcgtggtgtggctattccttacatgcatttgtttgtatgttttggatatagttttgtcacccagcttttgctatggccataaataaaagctgatactttttgcaagcctcatctctagtctctctctctctttggcatctcagtggctctgggaaaactgctggaaccttacattatgacagtgtttttcaaccactgtgccgcggcacactaatgtgccgtgacatagtgtaaggtgtgccgtgggaaaattactttatatatagtcaatataggcacagagttaaatttttttaacattttctaatggtggtgtgcctcgtgatttttttcatgaaaaaagtgtgcctttgcacaaaaaaggttgaaaaacactgcattatgaTAAACTGGGCTCCTCCTCCCCCCTGTTTATAAACGTATCAAAACTGGGACCAGACCCATCTGCTCTTGAATTTGTATGTCATCTCAGCTATCCCAAACATCTCAGTCAGGACAGTTGGTCAGCAATGATTGGACCACCAGATATTTCATGCTGTTGCCTGAGcaattcctcccccaccccccagttttCTGTTTCTTATATTTTGAGGATAAAAGCTTTGCTAAAAATTATCTTGATTCTTATTATCCTTTCATCCATTCAAACTGAAGTGTTATGTATATAAGTGCTTCAAATAGGAAAATAGCTCTGGAGGTCTATAAACAAAATTTGTAAAAATGTACTTACTGATTTCTAAACTCTGTGCCATTGGCCCATTTCCAGACCTTGTTAGTTTCTCTTGAAAGGCCAAACCAGTAATCAAAGGGACCTAAAAAATGTACCCAAAAATCCTAGAAGGAAAATAATGTATAATGAAATCCCCCATTTAGCAGGCTAATTGGAGATAAAAAGGGTTTATTATTTTTGAACATTGAATGCTAATATATATCATTTGTGTCAAATTGTTTCATTTGTAGAAGATTCTAAAGTTAAATTAacattaatgaattaattaaagCAATGTCTGTGTAACAGCCTTGTCAGAACTATTTCAGAGATAGTGGGCTTGTCCTTTCTTTTGGGGAGATATATACAGAGAAATTGGATCttttgcatcagaggtgggttgcttctggttcggtccggttcagctgaactggtagtggtgatctGGCCTGGGTCGCacaactggcagtgacccaggctgatcacacccccaaactggtttcctGGTATCTTTTGCTGTTGCCGGCATGTTTCCGCGCATGCGTAGAACAATTTTCAGTCAACTGCACCTGCGCGAGCAATGCACGGCGGGCGCAAAGCGAAGCGAACCAATACCAACCAGtagaggaacccacccctggtttgcatCCAAAATCCACTAAAAGGAGCTCTGCAATGATATATACTTATCTCTATTTAAATTTAAGGTGCGTTGCACAGGATGAAGAAGGAATATATTAGTTTCTCTTACTCATAATGATACCTATGCTTAAATATTTCTTACCATTAATCAAGATAACAAAAAGCTTTATGCAGATAAAGTCTTTATTTGGTTATCTGCATTAAGCCTGATGTTGACTCTTACTGTTCACATAGATTTCACCTTCTCTCAATGGATCTGTTTCCAGCCTGatttttcaggtcttccaatggtgaACCAATTGCTGTTATAATTGATCATATGTTTTACTGCTGgtcatcctttctttctcttccctttgacCTTTTCCAGGGTTATAGACTTAAGAAAAGAGTCTTTTAAgatagtcctcgacgtacaatcATAATGTAAATCTCCCACAATGGGTGTATGTCTTAAAATTTGTAAAATAGATTAGTTAGATGCCTtacccaattttacaattttttgcAGCAGTTGGTAAGTGGATAACTGCAGTTATTAATCAAATCGTGGTTGTTAAGCAGACCAATGATTTGCTATGGGCACAGTTTTGTCAAAAACTGGAAGCGCCAGATTTTAGCAGAACCATCATTAAACACTGAATGGCTGTAAATGCAGCCATgttgctgagtgcccaaaattGGATCATGTTACAGTCAAATGAACCTGACAATCAAAATATTGAATCCTCGTCATAAGTAGGCTTTTGGGGGTCGGTCATGACTTTaaatagtcataagttgagggctacctagaTATAAAGTTCCCAGAACACAAACCTGGTCCCAAGGGAATCAccctttttttaactattaccctCTAGAagatggtacaggacaataaaaacaaggacaaataggctgaaaaacagcttctatctcaGAACAGtaattatattgaattctactgtatagcacaatattaatgcaatatcaggggttttaattcaattgtatagaatgtgaagcaTGTGCGTTTGTGTTTCATTTTTATAGTTTTCCTATGTGTATTGTACACTGAAAAtagaatttaattttgttgtacgaggtgcaatgacaataaagtaaagttagtaaataagtaagtaggcAAGTAAGTAAGGGAATCTAAATTGAAAGAAGGTAAGTGTGGTTTAATAATTGCAAGGAGCATTGATAACCTGTGCTATGCTGatgatgtttggaatgtttggaatgtttattataatttataggccgcccttttccctgaggggactcagggcggcttacaaaacacggggaagggggtaaaaagacaaaaaacataagacaatacataatattaaaaatagagcacaacattcattcatcattcgggaggggacaaactaacatttttcatccccaggcctgacgggatagccagatcttaagggccgtgcggaaggcctgggcggtggtgagggtgcggatctccacggggagattgttccatagcgtcggagctgcaactgagaaggctctcctccgcgtagtcgccagtcggcactgactggcggatggaattcggaggaggcctaccctgtgcgatctgatgggacgcagggaggtaattggcagaaggcggtctctcaaatagccagatccactaccatggagcgctttgtgagtggtaagtaggaccttgaagtgcacccggagatcaacaggtagccagcgcagctcacggaggatcggtgttatgtgggcgaaccgtggtgcgcccacgatcactcgcgcggccgcattctggactagctgaagtcgccggatgctcttcaagggcagccccatgtagagcacattgcagtattccagcctggagatcacaagggctcgagtgactgttgtgagtgcctcccggttcaggtagggccgcaactggcgcaccaggcgaacctgagcaaatgcccccctggtcacagctgacaagtgatggtcaaaactcagctgtggatccaggaggactcccaagttgcggaccctgtctgaggggtataaattttgtccccccagcctgattgatggaacattaaccaaattattgggaggaaaacacaacagccactcggtcttttccgggttgagcaccagtttgttagctctcatccagtctttgacagcctcaaggccccggttcatcacttccaccgcttcattgagttggcacggggcggacagatacagcttgtatcgtccgcatactgatggtattttatcccgtgcctccgaatgatctcgcccagcggtttcatgtatatgttaaatagcaggggggataagaccgaaccctgcggcaccccacaagtaaggggcctcggggacgatctctgcccccccaccaacaccgactgcgacctgtccgagaggtaggaggagaaccactgcaaaacagtgccgcccacccccacctcccgcagtcgtcgcagaaggataccatggtcgatggtatcgaaagccgctgagaggtcaaggagaaccaggatggacgcttggcctccatctctggctctccagagatcatcggtcaatgcgaccaaagcggtttctgtgctgtaaccgggcctgaagccagactggaaggggtcaagatagttagcttcctccaaggtacgctgaagctggaaggccaccaccttctcaacaaccttccccacaaaggggaggttggagactggacggtagttgttaagaactgctggatccaaagacggtttcttcaggaggggtctcaccaccgccgccttcagcgcggtggggagatggccctcccgaagagaggtggtaacaaccgcctggatccagcctcgtgtcacctcactgctgttggcaaccagccaggagggacacgggtccagtatacaggtggaggcactcacagctcgcatagccttgtccacatccccggaggcaacatcctgaaactcaacccagagatggtctgccagatcattcccctgtgtctcggctggatctgcggaagtggcgtccaggtccgatcgaaaccgagcaactttgtccgccaagaactgtacatactcctcagccttaccctgtaaggggttctccgtctccctactatttaggagggagcgggttatcctaaacagggcggctgggcgggactcggcggacgctaccaaggaggcaatgtgtgatcttttggctgttcttagagcccaaacatactccttggtgcaagatgtcaacagtgcccggctcgactcggacctatcggacctccacaggtgctctaggcgtctcctccggcgctttaactcacggagctcctcggtgaaccaaggaggcctccgtgggccgctgacccggaggggccgtagtggcgcaatccggtccagagactctgatgctgccgagtgccaggcagcagcaagagtctccgccgaactgtgggcgagagcatctggaataaccccaagctccgtctggaaccttactgggtccataagtcgcctggggcggaaccacctggtcggttcctcctccctacggtgggggtttggcctccggaagtctagcctcagtaggcagtggtctgaccacgacaggggaatgatctcatttcccctcagaccaagatcataactccactgctccgagaggaatacgaggtcgagtgtgtggcccgctgagtgggttgggcctcgaattacctgggtcaagcccatggctgtcatggaagccatgaactcctgcgctccatcagagtgttcaccgagcgaaggcaaattgaagtcccccagaaccataagcctagggaactcaaccgccagctcggctactgactcgaggagcgaggggagggctgctgcaacgcagttgggaggcaggtacgtaagcagcaaacccacttgacccttgaggtccagcgtcaccagtagggactcacacccggcaagctccggagcagggatcctacgaggtactaaagactcccggattacaatagccacaccgccaccccttccctgggctctcggctgatgaagcacctgaaatccgtctgggcacatctctacgagggggactcctccctccgtgcccagccatgtctcagtaatacatgccaggtctgcgccctcgtctgttatcaagtcccggacgaggggagccttgtgaacaacagacctggcatttagcgacaacagcctgagaccagggtcctgactactcgcgccatctgaccttggagtgggactcatagggccggaaggagggatctctgtgatatagcgaaccctccttccccggtaatggccagccctaaagtccccgccgtatctgcctctccctgttatgaccgcaatgctccgaccctctcccgtggatgtagttcccccaaccaccccggtggcccccgcaaatcccaccaggtcctccgaatcatacatactcattcactcactcagacagtccccacatagtgattaaaacacataaatacaacaataataataataaaaagtgggatcattcattcaatctcatACATACTCCTAGCGTATCCCAAACACAGTCAGAAAAGATAgtaaaagatagaaaaaggaaaaaaaaaaaaagattagaattGCGCACTTATTACGATGTTAGAAAGCGAGTCCAGATCGGGCCAAATGGCTCTCCataattaaagtaattaaaatagatgTTGTGATTAGCGTCCAGTTATAGTCCGGAGAAGGTATACGGGGGGGTAGTTCGTATTCCCCTCTTCTGTTGGTCTGGATAAGTCCAAAAAGTCCGGAATAAATAGAGGGGATAGGAGGTCGTCTTCCACCAGTGCTGCTCCAAATAGAGTTCCCAAGATAATAGTGGTAGGTAATGATGCTGATGGTACTCGAAGCCAAATAAAGCTCTGTTAGCGGGTCTGGAACCAGATGGAACTGAGATAGCAGGACCAAAGACAGATGGAACTTGGCTAGTAAGTCTGGGTAACCAAACACCACAATCAGATGTGGCTGGAAATTAAAAACCCACCATAAGGGGGCGCCAGATGATACGTGGAAGAcacaaggcagagcctcaccggagcgaagggaggcaggaaataaaatgcgtccagggagccacctgactgggcaggtataaagaagggaggaggcaatGCTGGGAGGGAAGTAAGGCTGGATGGAAAAAGGGGCCATCCGGAGGGGCTGGTGCAGCGTCGGGGGAAACCGCCCATCCACTCTGCTCAGTCCCCACACTGCTCCGAtacgttctctctccctccaagaTGATGATAGTTTCACACAGCCCCAATGAGGCAGTTCAATAAGCCTGGTAGGAAAAGTTCGATAAGCCAGGTAGAAAAGCCAGGTAGAGAGGCCAGAAGCCACCACCGTTGCAGCCGGCGTGATGTTACTCCTCCCACCGCCAAATAATGCAAACAGCTCACGGAGCCCAAAACCCCAAAGTTGTAGAGCCCGGGGGCGTCCCGAAACGGCGACCCCTGCAAGGGACTGGGCTGGTCCTATAAATTCTCTCTCCTTCCAAAACGGCAATAGTCCCGTAAAACCCCAGTGCTGTGGCTCAATAGACGAAAGAAAATCGCCTGGATCGAAAAACGCTGACACGACGCCGCCCCCCCCACTGTCGGATAACGCGGACGGCTCGCAGCTCACAGACCTTCGAGATCGTGCTGTCCGGGGTCGCTCAAAAACGGCGACCCCCGCAAAGGTTTGGGCTCCTCGGGTCCCCTGGATTCCGGACATCCCCGGAACCTTCTTCGGGCGCATAAATTTCAGGGTTTTCGGATGTTTTTCCAGCGTTTGCTCTCCTTATCGTCTGGAGCAAAACGCCTGGGCGCCATCTTCcgttctcgcacatgcgcagggtGGCTACAGATAGCCAAAACTGCAAAGGATTTCTATAGTCTGGTAATAAAAATCAAGGAGTACAGTGAAAAATCAGGACTAAAATCAAGTACTATAAAAAGAATtccaaactaatgacaacaggtaaaaaaaaaaatagtcatagAACTGACAAGAATGAGAACTGCCGGCAATGGTTTTCCCTATATCGTTCTGTGAAAGATTGGCCATGGAAGAAGCAGGATAAAACCTTTTCAATGTTGGAGAAACTGCTGAGAATACCATGCATCGTTAAGAAATATATCATAGAACAAATGAATTCAGAGTTCTTACTTGAGgtacaaatgaccaggctgaaATGAATGTTTTGGACACCCTGTGTGAGAAAGAGCTATTTCTCTGGAGAACTCTATAATGCCGGGAAAAGAAGAGGATGGAGGCCAGCAGCAAGATGGGTGGAATCACAGGAGTGAGGGATGTACTTCCGGAACACCTGAAATACCAGGTTGGGGACAAATACTatggtaataaaaaataataaagcagcagAAGACAGAATTGGTGGTTGTAAATGGAAAATATGAGCTTGTCAACATTAGGAGAGGCATCTTCCATCTTACCCTTATTATTTGGCATTGCTATTATCCcacttttaataattttaaagaaaacaaatcttGGCTACCAAACAACAGAAAATACTGATGAAATCTCACATTTGGATGTAGCTTTATGGAAAATCAGAACTCGAAATCCAGTCGTTAACAAAGAATTTGTTCTTTCTCTGTAAGAATTTTTAGCACATATATGGCAATGGAATTTGGTCTagagcaatgatggctaacctttttgtcattgtgtggcGAAAGCGCATGTGTgaaagtgcatgcatgtgtgcccacacctataatgcaatgtgcatgcaacaacaacaacacccctgTGATGCCCatccccctgcgcatgtgtgcgcaaccCCCTCCCCATCCCCTATTTtgcttagcaggcctccctgaagcctcctgggatgcccatgtgtggtggagctgagctagggTGACAACATGGGTTTAGAGAAATGTGCTGCAGGAGCAATAAATTGGGATAAAATCCACAAACAGTAATGGAATTGAAATGCTGAATAGTGAAACCATCAGGATGACACCTATAAGTATCTGGATActttgcagttggataatatcaaccgttgaaaagttaaaattaaaacgTGATTAGCAAAAGATACATCCAAAGGGTGAGAAAAGTGCCAAAGGCAAAATTGAATATTGGAAACATCATCAAAGTCAATACCTGGGCCATACCTTTGAAATGATACACAGCTGCAACAGGACCATAAGCTGAATTGGAGAGTTTGGACCAGAAAACAAGAAAGCTAATGAAAATCATAATGCATTACATTGGCTGATTACACAATAGACAGCCAAGAACAAGCAGTGATGCAAGTTAAAATTTGGAACGTATTAAAGGTGCAGGAAAGAAAACAGGACTATTGAAATGTGTAATAAAATCTGAATAGAATGCTGGCAAGGTAAATCATCACATGGTCAATTTCTATAAAAGATTGTGAGGAGGAATGTGGATAAAGATAAACCTTTTAcaaatgaaacattaaaaacGAAACTGAAGTCTTGAATTTAGTTGCTCAAAAGGAAGCTAGTCAAACCTATTCAACCAaggtttgaattaaaaaaaaaatcaaatgtttcaAAGTGCAGATTGTGCAAAGAAACGGATGAAACAATAGTTTATATATTCAACTTGCGCAAGAAGATTACATGAAAAGTTtacaaacaacaacataacacagTCACCAAATAATTCAGTGAAACATATGTAAAATCAACATGTGCCAATAGTGAAAAATTGATGGGAACGTGTAGtagaaacagtagtaaaatatGAGCAGGTTAAGATATTGTGGGATTTCCAAATACAGATTGATAGCTTGATAAAATTTCAATTCCAGAGGAATAATGGGTTCTGGATTTTTATCCATTCTTTAATTTAGGACATTTTAGATATCTATATTCAAAAACTGTGCTGTAACTCAAAAACTGTCATTTGGGCTAATTTGAGGGTACAAACAGATAAACATAATGAGAGTGTTAGTAGCATAcaggtaataataataaatgtaaaaGGACTGCTTTTTATATTTGTGAATACCAGGACAATTACGCAATTAATCATgatgtctccttatttcttaCCAATTCCTTCTGAGTATCAATCACTGCCAAGGATGAATTTAATAAGGAACAGGTCTTTAAACTCATAAACCaatccttttcttctcttgctaTATAGAAATATTTTCCCTTGTATGTAATCCAGGAATCCGTGCAGGATACATTTTGGCTTGCAAGGTAAAGAGAAGACTGGGATTGATTTCTAACTGGAAGTAAAACAAAATAGACAAAAATAGAACTCACAATTAACTACAATTCTGACAACAAAGTTTGAATAATGAATATTCAGCACTTACATGGAATTGCATAATATTTTAaggaaaccaagtgagttaacaGGTTCAAGTCTGTGACCGTAATCATTTCATTGGAACCCTCCATGGCTGCCTAATCAGTTTCACATTAAAGCTTTTTGTTTTCCTCCTAGGTGGCTTTAGCTACCATGCCAGGGAAAAAGCCAGCTGTAGAGCATTCTGTGTGATGTCTATTCCTTATTTAATGTCTGCTTACCCTCTCTTAATCACTTCCTTTCCAATTAATGTAAATGCAAACATTAATTttcttcttgctaattatcccagCATTGCAGTGAACATTCCaatgggaggggaaatggggaaacagagagggggccagagccgaaTGCCAGGGGATACAAAATACTTCATAAAATGAATTACGGAATAGATGGTTGCTGAATGCAGTAAGAATTGTTTATGATGAGAGTGAAACATTTATGAGAAGAAATATACATTTTTGTGAATGGTTCAATGTGGAATAAGATAAAGATGTGGGCCAAATGTATTATGGATAAATGTAAAAGAAGTTTTGTGGTGATTTTTGAGTAAGtgttatgtattgtatataatgtatagttgtcagttgaagttctcagtctggtcctctgttggagcgggaaaatactctctcctgattggttgtttgGCTGACCAGTTTCCTATAAAGGAGCTCTGTCAGGTAGGGAGTTTAGTTGCCTCacaggcagtattgaataaagagctgttagaagTCACTCCAGCCTCACCTCCATTCTTCACCCAGAACTTAACAATAAGTGCACCCAAATAAATGCCATggcattcagaggtggtattcagcaggttcggaccagttctgaagaactggttctcttggtggCGCCATAGGTGGTGCCGTCTTGTTTTCATAGTacatttttatagtactgtgcatgcgcacataatGCATATCGAGTGCTGCACCACTATGAGCAAACCagcccccacccctgcccccaccccccacaatattGTAATTCTATTTTTATGGCTGTACACTGCCGGGAGTCACACTTTTTGCAAGCTCAATGGCTACTTACATATC contains:
- the LOC116524056 gene encoding early activation antigen CD69-like encodes the protein MGPGASTMCMCAAHAYASPPCDAPAARQSIAQAPYTACLCKNGSVGSNTALIQSMKEMLVKMDTYLERILIVSSIFVYFVLLPVRNQSQSSLYLASQNVSCTDSWITYKGKYFYIAREEKDWFMSLKTCSLLNSSLAVIDTQKELVRNKETDFWVHFLGPFDYWFGLSRETNKVWKWANGTEFRNQFPIHGEGLCAYINAEGASSTKCTVEKGFLCSCNKVAAILAKTTSSKVGILLYHQNAGFLRFAEALSINRLKPSLCVQKRLYVNLCVTLV